A stretch of Planctomycetaceae bacterium DNA encodes these proteins:
- a CDS encoding PQQ-binding-like beta-propeller repeat protein, producing MYHPIINRFSKWLLPVLTICLTTGVRADDWAQFRGPGARGVSSSTELPDRWSEEENVQWKTPVAGRGWSSPIIVGDRVFLTTVTRDTGKPEDARPGLYFGGNREKPDDVPHAWKAICLDLNTGDQIWERNLHQGKPQRPRHIKNSYASETAVSDGERLFVLFGDVGLYCLTPEGELIWQQDLPPCRTRFDWGTAASPVLHNGRLYFVSDSEEASYLSAVDCQTGKQIWRVDRDEKSNWATPFVWQNELRTEIITPGTGKIRSYDLNGQLLYELGGCSSITIATPYTAHGLLYVSSGYVNDQKRPIFAIRPGASGDISLDGDAVSNEFIAWCLPQGAPYNPSTLVYGDQLYVLHDRGLMASYDARTGELIYEKQRIPNGRSFTVSPWAYDGKIFCLNEFGNTIAIEAGSEFRVLHTNELKSEELCMATPAMTRNKLIIRTGDAVYCVSK from the coding sequence ATGTACCATCCGATCATCAATCGATTCAGCAAATGGCTTCTGCCTGTACTCACGATTTGTCTGACGACAGGTGTGCGGGCAGATGACTGGGCGCAGTTTCGCGGGCCGGGTGCTCGCGGTGTTTCGTCGTCCACCGAGCTGCCGGATCGATGGAGCGAAGAAGAAAACGTCCAATGGAAGACCCCGGTCGCGGGAAGAGGCTGGTCGTCACCCATCATCGTTGGCGATCGTGTATTCTTAACCACCGTGACACGAGATACCGGCAAACCGGAAGATGCCAGACCAGGCTTGTATTTTGGTGGAAATCGTGAGAAGCCGGATGATGTGCCACATGCATGGAAAGCAATCTGTCTCGATCTGAACACCGGTGATCAGATCTGGGAGAGGAACCTGCATCAGGGGAAACCTCAGAGACCGCGACATATCAAGAACAGCTACGCCTCTGAAACGGCGGTCAGCGACGGTGAACGACTTTTCGTTCTGTTTGGCGACGTCGGCCTGTATTGCCTGACCCCGGAGGGCGAACTGATTTGGCAACAGGATCTGCCGCCCTGCAGGACTCGATTCGACTGGGGTACGGCCGCATCACCGGTTCTTCACAACGGACGTTTGTACTTCGTGAGTGACAGTGAAGAGGCCTCGTATCTGTCGGCGGTTGACTGCCAAACCGGAAAACAAATCTGGCGAGTAGACCGAGATGAAAAGAGTAACTGGGCAACGCCGTTCGTCTGGCAGAACGAGCTTCGAACAGAGATTATTACACCAGGGACCGGGAAAATCCGTTCGTATGACCTGAACGGTCAATTGCTTTACGAACTTGGGGGCTGTTCCAGCATCACGATTGCAACACCTTATACGGCCCACGGCTTGCTGTATGTCAGTTCCGGTTACGTGAATGACCAGAAACGACCGATCTTCGCGATTCGACCGGGTGCTTCCGGGGACATTTCGCTCGATGGTGATGCTGTGTCCAATGAATTTATCGCATGGTGCCTGCCACAGGGAGCTCCCTACAACCCATCAACGCTTGTGTACGGTGATCAGCTGTATGTACTGCATGATCGGGGGCTGATGGCATCTTACGATGCACGCACCGGAGAATTGATCTACGAAAAGCAGCGCATTCCCAATGGACGCTCCTTTACGGTTTCGCCATGGGCTTACGACGGAAAGATCTTTTGCCTGAACGAATTTGGCAACACGATTGCCATTGAAGCCGGGTCAGAATTCCGAGTTCTGCACACGAACGAATTGAAGAGCGAGGAACTCTGTATGGCGACGCCTGCGATGACCAGGAACAAGCTCATCATTCGCACCGGTGATGCCGTCTACTGTGTTTCAAAGTAG
- a CDS encoding PQQ-binding-like beta-propeller repeat protein, producing the protein MWRPDSIDHFSFVARVRMLSGLRVSEFLPSLRCAVGDLLQRPRRAVLLSLFTFSLFCLPFGLVLGENEWPQFRGPDGQGHSDVVGLPLSWSETENVVWKTELPGEGHSSPVISGNQIWLTAAVTADISPEEQEKRLSNLKNSRGLKLAGALSLYAIMVERDSGQVVRQIPLFEVAEPEPKHSLNSYASPTPVIQDDRVFFHFGTYGTACVDASSGEVVWKNDEFHIDHQNGPGSSPVLWQDKLIIHFDGTDNQFIVAFDSATGKVAWKTERSGEMDPTPELQKAYGTPLILETADYPMVISPAANWVYGYDARNGKEVWKAGYGKLGFSTVPRPVLAGNTAFIATSYMQSRLLAVQVDGKGDVTESHVKWTSDRQIPQKPSLIVADDRLYFVSDKGIARCLSTLDGEEFWFTRLSGDYSASPLAAEGRIYFFGHDGTTTVLADSREVKELAVNKLDGGFMASPAVAGKALFLRTDKHLYRIENK; encoded by the coding sequence ATGTGGAGACCTGACAGCATTGACCACTTTTCATTCGTTGCGCGCGTCCGTATGCTTTCAGGTCTGCGAGTTTCAGAATTCCTTCCTTCACTGAGGTGTGCCGTGGGTGATTTGCTGCAACGGCCAAGACGAGCCGTCTTGCTGTCCCTTTTCACGTTTTCATTGTTTTGTTTGCCGTTCGGGCTGGTACTGGGCGAAAACGAATGGCCCCAATTCCGGGGACCTGATGGGCAGGGGCATTCGGATGTTGTTGGTTTGCCGCTGTCCTGGAGCGAAACCGAAAATGTAGTCTGGAAAACAGAACTGCCGGGCGAAGGTCATTCGTCGCCTGTTATCTCCGGCAACCAAATCTGGCTGACTGCTGCGGTGACTGCGGACATCAGCCCAGAGGAGCAGGAAAAGAGGCTGTCGAACCTGAAGAACTCGCGAGGTTTGAAGCTCGCCGGGGCTCTTTCGTTGTATGCAATCATGGTGGAGCGTGATTCGGGTCAGGTGGTTCGACAGATACCACTGTTCGAAGTGGCCGAACCGGAGCCAAAACATTCGCTGAACAGTTACGCATCACCGACGCCGGTGATTCAGGACGATCGCGTGTTCTTCCATTTTGGAACATACGGAACCGCTTGTGTCGATGCATCCAGTGGCGAAGTGGTCTGGAAGAACGACGAATTCCATATCGATCACCAGAACGGACCCGGTAGTTCGCCCGTTCTGTGGCAGGACAAGCTGATCATTCATTTTGACGGCACCGACAACCAGTTCATCGTGGCTTTCGATAGTGCAACCGGCAAAGTTGCCTGGAAGACCGAGCGATCGGGCGAAATGGATCCAACCCCGGAACTGCAAAAAGCCTACGGTACTCCGCTGATTCTGGAAACGGCAGACTATCCGATGGTGATTTCTCCAGCCGCCAACTGGGTTTATGGCTACGACGCTCGCAACGGCAAAGAAGTCTGGAAGGCTGGCTATGGCAAGCTGGGATTTTCAACCGTACCTCGTCCGGTCCTTGCGGGCAACACGGCTTTTATCGCGACCAGTTACATGCAATCGCGACTGCTCGCCGTCCAGGTTGATGGAAAAGGCGACGTCACAGAATCACACGTAAAGTGGACATCCGATCGCCAGATTCCCCAGAAACCTTCTCTGATCGTTGCGGATGATCGACTGTATTTTGTCAGCGACAAGGGCATCGCACGCTGCCTGAGTACCCTGGATGGAGAAGAGTTCTGGTTTACTCGACTTTCCGGCGACTATTCCGCGTCCCCGCTTGCCGCAGAAGGTCGCATCTATTTCTTCGGGCACGACGGTACAACGACGGTTCTGGCAGACAGTCGCGAAGTCAAAGAACTGGCGGTCAACAAACTGGATGGTGGCTTTATGGCATCTCCCGCCGTTGCCGGAAAGGCCTTGTTCCTGCGAACCGACAAACATCTCTACCGCATCGAAAACAAGTAA
- a CDS encoding VCBS repeat-containing protein, which yields MISLRTAFTMAVFAAATAATQAQDDNNWVRIQLDERFRSEGVVAVDIDKDGTADVVAGDVWYKAPGANSSDYLNPSAWKRSEIRMPGEFVAGVGYSNSFANFAFDMDNDGWQDVVIVGFPGDPFHWYRNPGADQSSHWQEHQIWTSICNESPEFEDLDADGKPEFVFGSQPEAQMGFSAIPSAAKAAESFGFHPIGEKGDPHQNGTFKYYHGLGAGDMNGDGHRDIIICHGWWESPGDLQSTALWKFHPVRIATPEGPKPLPSASYIYSDDFDLDGDADLFLSSAHTFGVWWAENKGTDTWELHEIDKSFSQTHAVERVDINGDGQLDYVTGKRFFAHNGNDPGGHDPVVMYWYETLRTKGQAPVFKAHRIVAGEGTGVGTQFQIHDMNGDGKPDIVLSNKKGVNVLVQK from the coding sequence ATGATTTCACTTCGTACTGCTTTCACAATGGCGGTTTTCGCCGCCGCCACCGCTGCAACTCAGGCACAGGATGATAACAACTGGGTGCGAATCCAACTGGACGAGCGGTTTCGTTCGGAAGGGGTAGTCGCTGTCGACATTGACAAAGATGGCACAGCCGATGTGGTTGCCGGAGACGTCTGGTACAAGGCTCCCGGGGCAAACAGCAGTGACTACCTGAATCCGTCGGCCTGGAAACGTTCCGAAATACGCATGCCTGGTGAATTTGTGGCTGGCGTTGGGTACAGCAACAGCTTTGCGAATTTTGCGTTTGATATGGACAACGATGGATGGCAGGACGTCGTCATCGTCGGATTCCCCGGGGATCCGTTTCACTGGTACAGGAATCCGGGGGCAGATCAGTCGAGCCACTGGCAGGAACATCAGATCTGGACAAGCATCTGTAACGAATCGCCCGAATTCGAAGACCTGGATGCGGATGGCAAACCGGAATTCGTTTTTGGCTCACAACCAGAAGCTCAGATGGGATTCAGTGCGATTCCGTCCGCAGCAAAGGCCGCCGAAAGCTTTGGTTTTCACCCGATTGGTGAAAAAGGGGATCCACATCAGAACGGAACCTTCAAATACTACCATGGCCTTGGTGCAGGAGACATGAATGGCGACGGGCATCGCGACATCATAATCTGCCACGGGTGGTGGGAGTCACCGGGAGATCTTCAATCAACTGCGTTGTGGAAATTCCATCCTGTTCGCATCGCAACTCCCGAAGGCCCGAAGCCTCTGCCCAGTGCCTCGTACATTTATTCAGACGATTTCGATCTGGACGGCGACGCTGACTTGTTCCTCAGTTCAGCTCACACGTTTGGCGTCTGGTGGGCAGAAAACAAAGGTACAGACACATGGGAACTGCACGAAATCGACAAGTCTTTCTCACAAACCCACGCTGTGGAACGCGTGGACATCAACGGCGACGGGCAGCTGGACTACGTCACGGGTAAACGCTTTTTTGCTCACAATGGAAACGACCCGGGCGGTCATGATCCCGTCGTGATGTACTGGTACGAAACCCTTCGAACCAAAGGTCAGGCACCCGTTTTCAAGGCACACCGGATCGTTGCCGGAGAAGGGACGGGAGTCGGAACCCAGTTTCAGATTCATGACATGAATGGTGATGGCAAACCGGATATCGTGTTGTCGAACAAGAAGGGTGTGAATGTTCTGGTCCAGAAGTAA
- a CDS encoding nucleoside hydrolase, which produces MIVRMMALLLVTSTCPGLVAQEGNATQRQLTGPVRLIFDTDISGDVDDALALAMLHTLQDRGACELLAVTISKVNPLTGPFTDAVNTFYGRPNIPIGVTRQAQIRDSRYLKVCQQQDGDHPMYPHDLTDNQEAPDAVTLLRKTLAAQPDHSVVIVSVGIAVNMARLIESEPDQYSTLNGVQLIERKVKLLSIMAGAFQTIGNDTRHREANVYNDIPSMKKLAASWPDAIPVVWSGFEIGIAAAYPRESIANDFGWTRNHIIKEAYLAHSGSNHDRPTWDLTSVLYAVYPDRGYFDLSGPGEVLIHDDATSQFVPAKPEKKKNSRYLIMNPVQAARVTEALVQLVSAPPLGR; this is translated from the coding sequence ATGATCGTTCGCATGATGGCTTTGCTGCTGGTCACAAGCACCTGTCCAGGCCTTGTAGCCCAGGAGGGGAATGCAACACAACGTCAGCTGACAGGTCCAGTTCGACTGATCTTCGACACAGACATCAGTGGTGATGTCGACGACGCACTGGCTTTGGCAATGTTGCACACGCTCCAGGATCGCGGCGCTTGCGAATTGCTTGCCGTGACGATTTCCAAGGTCAATCCACTGACCGGGCCTTTCACGGATGCAGTCAATACTTTTTACGGTCGGCCCAACATACCCATCGGCGTGACTCGACAGGCGCAGATACGCGACAGTCGGTATTTGAAAGTCTGCCAGCAGCAGGATGGCGACCACCCCATGTACCCGCATGACCTGACAGACAACCAGGAGGCTCCGGATGCCGTCACACTTTTGCGTAAGACACTTGCCGCGCAGCCGGACCATTCCGTGGTAATTGTCAGCGTGGGGATTGCCGTGAATATGGCCCGCCTGATCGAATCAGAGCCGGATCAGTATTCGACGCTGAATGGCGTCCAGTTGATTGAAAGAAAAGTGAAGCTGCTTTCGATCATGGCGGGTGCTTTTCAGACCATTGGAAATGACACTCGTCACCGCGAAGCCAACGTCTACAACGACATTCCCTCCATGAAAAAGCTGGCCGCCAGCTGGCCGGATGCCATCCCTGTTGTGTGGAGCGGTTTTGAGATCGGAATTGCCGCCGCCTATCCGCGAGAAAGCATCGCCAACGACTTCGGCTGGACCAGAAACCACATCATCAAAGAAGCATACCTTGCACACAGTGGGTCGAATCACGACCGTCCGACCTGGGACCTGACCAGCGTTCTTTATGCGGTCTACCCTGACCGTGGTTACTTTGATCTGTCAGGTCCCGGTGAAGTCCTCATTCACGACGATGCAACAAGTCAGTTTGTGCCCGCAAAGCCCGAAAAGAAAAAGAATTCACGCTACCTGATAATGAATCCCGTGCAGGCCGCCAGGGTTACTGAGGCACTGGTGCAGTTGGTCAGTGCACCGCCTTTGGGCCGGTAG
- a CDS encoding DUF1501 domain-containing protein — protein MNSQHQTLSNSRGEPSFNRRAALQTAGAGFGWLAAKGLMAGHAGHQPHAVPRAKRVIFLFMNGAPSHVDTFDPKPALRKFEGQEPEKKNGRNTRGAGYMSSPFRFRPHGDSGVVMSELLPNLSRLADDLCVIRSMHTDVPNHEPGLLLMHSGHQQPVRPSMGSWVSYGLGSENENLPAFVALSPGRPVVGPQLWSNAFLPGQHQGVAVDTNDLSVEKLVANIRNPGLNRSQQRAQLDLLQMLNRRHAELRQNEGALEAQIQSMELAFRMQSTAEEAFDVKQESLPTQEAYGNTVFGQSCLMARRLVERGVRYVQVYYVDRKNKQPWDTHSNNNAGHERLCADSDRASAALISDLRQRGLLEDTLVVWGGEFGRTPYAQLDKNNDLKKAGRDHHCTGFSMFLAGGGIRGGLTWGATDEFGMDAVENRVHVHDLHATILHQLGIDHTQLTYRHSGRDFRLTDVHGEIIHGLLS, from the coding sequence ATGAATTCACAGCATCAAACTTTGTCGAATTCCCGAGGCGAGCCGTCATTCAATCGTCGGGCCGCTCTGCAGACAGCTGGAGCAGGATTTGGCTGGCTGGCTGCAAAGGGACTGATGGCTGGACATGCCGGTCATCAGCCTCATGCAGTGCCGCGAGCAAAGCGAGTGATTTTTCTTTTCATGAACGGCGCGCCGTCACACGTCGACACCTTTGATCCCAAGCCAGCGCTTCGAAAATTTGAAGGGCAGGAACCGGAAAAAAAGAATGGTCGAAATACACGTGGCGCGGGATACATGTCGTCGCCATTTCGTTTCCGACCTCACGGTGATAGTGGCGTCGTGATGAGCGAACTGCTGCCAAATCTGAGTCGACTGGCGGATGACCTTTGCGTGATTCGCTCCATGCATACCGACGTGCCCAACCACGAGCCGGGGTTGTTGCTGATGCATTCGGGTCACCAGCAGCCGGTTCGTCCCAGCATGGGTTCCTGGGTTTCCTATGGACTGGGGTCTGAAAATGAAAACCTTCCCGCGTTTGTGGCATTGAGTCCCGGCCGCCCGGTTGTGGGACCACAACTGTGGTCGAACGCCTTCCTACCGGGCCAACATCAGGGCGTTGCCGTCGATACGAATGACCTGTCCGTAGAGAAACTGGTGGCCAACATTCGCAATCCGGGTTTGAACCGATCACAACAGCGCGCTCAGCTGGACCTCCTTCAGATGCTGAACAGGCGGCATGCGGAATTGCGACAAAATGAAGGTGCGCTGGAAGCTCAGATTCAGTCCATGGAACTGGCATTTCGAATGCAGTCCACGGCCGAAGAAGCCTTCGATGTGAAGCAGGAATCTCTGCCAACACAGGAAGCCTACGGAAACACGGTTTTCGGCCAAAGCTGTTTGATGGCACGCCGGCTTGTTGAGCGAGGTGTGCGGTATGTTCAGGTTTATTATGTTGACCGAAAGAACAAACAACCCTGGGACACACACAGCAACAACAACGCCGGGCACGAACGACTTTGTGCCGACAGTGATCGGGCCTCAGCTGCATTGATTTCGGATCTTCGGCAACGCGGACTGCTGGAAGACACGCTGGTAGTCTGGGGCGGCGAATTTGGTCGGACACCATACGCACAGCTCGACAAAAACAACGATCTGAAAAAGGCAGGGCGGGATCATCATTGCACTGGCTTTAGTATGTTTCTGGCCGGCGGGGGAATCAGGGGCGGACTGACATGGGGGGCCACCGATGAATTCGGTATGGATGCTGTCGAGAATCGTGTGCATGTCCATGACCTGCATGCGACCATCCTGCACCAGCTTGGCATCGATCACACACAACTGACGTATCGTCATTCTGGTCGCGATTTTCGACTGACCGATGTCCACGGCGAAATCATCCATGGACTATTGTCCTGA
- a CDS encoding DUF1579 domain-containing protein, producing MRSFARSVFFALVTVCAGARLFAQDAAPEPTSQHKLLAKEVGEWTGEMKMYMAPDAPPVTAPVVEKNTLMSNGLWLISEFESGPFQGHGVFGYDPAKKKFVGTWVDNQTMSLGLMEGTHDEKTGELIYLSQAMNPATGKMEPTKTVGKFIDENSKHFTMYMKSSSGDGWNKWMEISYKRSK from the coding sequence ATGCGTTCGTTTGCTCGATCGGTCTTTTTCGCGTTGGTGACTGTCTGTGCCGGAGCCAGGCTTTTTGCGCAGGACGCAGCTCCCGAACCGACTTCGCAACACAAATTGCTTGCTAAAGAAGTGGGTGAATGGACCGGTGAAATGAAGATGTACATGGCTCCGGATGCTCCGCCAGTGACAGCGCCCGTTGTGGAAAAGAACACGCTGATGTCCAACGGCCTCTGGCTGATCAGCGAATTCGAATCCGGTCCGTTCCAGGGTCACGGCGTGTTTGGTTACGATCCTGCGAAGAAAAAGTTCGTCGGAACCTGGGTCGATAATCAAACGATGTCCCTGGGACTTATGGAGGGAACTCATGACGAAAAAACCGGAGAACTCATCTATCTGTCCCAGGCTATGAACCCGGCAACCGGCAAAATGGAACCGACCAAAACCGTTGGCAAGTTCATTGATGAAAACTCCAAACACTTCACGATGTACATGAAGTCGTCGAGTGGAGACGGCTGGAATAAGTGGATGGAAATTTCTTACAAGCGCAGCAAATAG
- the ychF gene encoding redox-regulated ATPase YchF — translation MEAGIVGLPNVGKSTLFNALTCSTAAQSANYPFCTIEPNEGIVSVPDSRLEIITRYIPPQKIIPAILKLVDIAGIVKGASEGEGLGNKFLSHIREVDAIMQVVRCFEDEDVTHVGGSVNPLADIEVIETELLLADMQTLENSIPKAERTARSGDKDAKQRLEVMQKCQGHVNQGLPLRSMDWTEDERRIVKSLGLMTAKPILFVANVDEGDLTGEGPLVQQVRDYANKAGASVVPVCAKLEAELAELDEADRQEMLESVGLTEPALGAVARGAYKTLGLQSYFTAGEKEVRAWTIPIGATAPQAAGVIHSDFERGFIRCEVYTVDDLEKYKSEKEIRSAGKLRVEGKTYVMQDGDVCHFLFNV, via the coding sequence ATGGAAGCCGGAATTGTCGGCCTGCCTAATGTTGGCAAAAGCACGCTCTTCAATGCACTCACTTGTTCGACTGCCGCACAAAGTGCGAACTATCCGTTCTGCACCATCGAACCGAACGAGGGCATCGTGAGTGTGCCGGACAGCCGGCTGGAAATCATTACCAGATACATTCCTCCCCAGAAAATCATCCCTGCCATCCTGAAGCTGGTGGACATTGCCGGCATCGTTAAGGGAGCAAGCGAAGGTGAAGGGCTCGGCAATAAGTTCCTGAGTCACATTCGAGAAGTCGACGCCATCATGCAGGTTGTTCGATGTTTCGAAGACGAAGACGTCACGCATGTCGGTGGGTCAGTTAATCCGCTGGCCGATATCGAAGTAATCGAAACTGAGTTGCTGCTGGCCGATATGCAGACGCTGGAGAACTCCATCCCCAAAGCCGAACGCACCGCGCGCAGTGGTGACAAAGATGCAAAGCAGCGGCTGGAAGTGATGCAGAAATGTCAGGGTCATGTGAATCAGGGATTGCCACTGCGAAGCATGGACTGGACGGAAGACGAACGGCGAATTGTCAAGAGTCTCGGACTGATGACAGCAAAACCCATTCTGTTTGTCGCAAATGTTGACGAAGGCGATCTGACAGGTGAAGGGCCACTGGTTCAGCAGGTTCGTGACTATGCGAACAAAGCCGGAGCCAGCGTTGTCCCGGTTTGTGCCAAGCTGGAAGCCGAACTGGCAGAGCTTGACGAAGCTGATCGTCAGGAGATGCTTGAATCTGTAGGACTGACGGAACCTGCTCTCGGTGCTGTTGCCCGGGGCGCTTATAAGACGCTGGGACTGCAAAGCTATTTCACAGCCGGCGAGAAAGAAGTGCGTGCCTGGACAATTCCAATCGGTGCCACAGCTCCTCAGGCAGCAGGCGTTATTCACAGCGACTTTGAACGGGGTTTTATTCGCTGTGAAGTTTATACCGTCGATGATCTGGAGAAATACAAATCGGAGAAGGAAATTCGTTCTGCAGGCAAGCTCCGAGTCGAAGGCAAGACATACGTAATGCAGGACGGCGATGTCTGTCACTTCCTGTTCAACGTGTGA
- a CDS encoding DNA-3-methyladenine glycosylase: MSFDPKIIAKARREISRRDEVMKSVMRQVGPFTLKAEPGGYEILVRSILSQQISTAAARTIRTRLQSLLPRRRFSAKAIDSLTDDQLQSVGVSAQKRTYLRDLTRCTLDGTIRFHRISKASDEEAIAELIQVKGIGRWTAQMFLLFSLGRLDVFAPDDLGLQNAITRLYGYEERPRREELLSVSEKWAPWRSIASWYLWRSLDLKTSADEYPV, translated from the coding sequence ATGTCGTTCGACCCCAAAATCATCGCGAAAGCCCGGCGGGAAATCAGTCGTCGCGATGAAGTGATGAAATCTGTCATGCGTCAGGTTGGACCTTTCACTCTGAAGGCGGAACCCGGGGGGTACGAAATCCTGGTACGATCGATTCTTTCGCAACAGATTTCGACGGCTGCCGCACGTACCATCAGGACTCGCCTTCAGTCATTACTTCCACGGCGTCGCTTCAGTGCGAAAGCCATTGACAGTCTGACTGACGACCAATTGCAGAGCGTCGGAGTATCCGCGCAGAAGCGAACGTATCTTCGTGATCTGACCCGCTGCACCCTGGACGGGACAATCCGTTTTCACCGAATCAGCAAAGCCAGTGATGAAGAGGCCATTGCCGAACTCATTCAGGTGAAAGGAATCGGGCGGTGGACCGCTCAGATGTTTCTGCTGTTCAGCCTTGGCCGGCTGGATGTCTTTGCTCCTGACGATCTGGGTTTGCAGAACGCCATCACGCGTTTGTACGGTTATGAAGAACGGCCCCGGAGAGAGGAACTGCTTTCCGTGTCGGAAAAATGGGCTCCCTGGCGCAGCATTGCATCGTGGTATCTCTGGCGTTCGCTCGACCTGAAAACATCTGCCGACGAATACCCGGTCTGA